CCTAACTCTATCCGTATTCTAAAGTTTTAAACCCTATCCTATCTTATCCTACTTgcagaaatattaaattttttcaaaataaatataaaattcaatcaatccaaatttcataaatattaataaaataaaaaataaaaaattaaatttaaattaaaattaaaaataataaaatttaaaaaaatttaacataaaactaCAAACATACANNNNNNNNNNNNNNNNNNNNNNNNNNNNNNNNNNNNNNNNNNNNNNNNNNNNNNNNNNNNNNNNNNNNNNNNNNNNNNNNNNNNNNNNNNNNNNNNNNNNNNNNNNNNNNNNNNNNNNNNNNNNNNNNNNNNNNNNNNNNNNNNNNNNNNNNNNNNNNNNNNNNNNNNNNNNNNNNNNNNNNNNNNNNNNNNNNNNNNNNNNNNNNNNNNNNNNNNNNNNNNNNNNNNNNNNNNNNNNNNNNNNNNNNNNNNNNNNNNNNNNNNNNNNNNNNNNNNNNNNNNNNNNNNNNNNNNNNNNNNNNNNNNNNNNNNNNNNNNNNNNNNNNNNNNNNNNNNNNNNNNNNNNNNNNNNNNNNNNNNNNNNNNNNNNNNNNNNNNNNNNNNNNNNNNNNNNNNNNNNNNNNNNNNNNNNNNNNNNNNNNNNNNNNNNNNNNNNNNNNNNNNNNNNNNNNNNNNNNNNNNNNNNNNNNNNNNNNNNNNNNNNNNNNNNNNNNNNNNNNNNNNNNNNNNNNNNNNNNNNNNNNNNNNNNNNNNNNNNNNNNNNNNNNNNNNNNNNNNNNNNNNNNNNNNNNNNNNNNNNNNNNNNNNNNNNNNNNNNNNNNNNNNNNNNNNNNNNNNNNNNNNNNNNNNNNNNNNNNNNNNNNNNNNNNNNNNNNNNNNNNNNNNNNNNNNNNNNNNNNNNNNNNNNNNNNNNNNNNNNNNNNNNNNNNNNNNNNNNNNNNNNNNNNNNNNNNNNNNNNNNNNNNNNNNNNNNNNNNNNNNNNNNNNNNNNNNNNNNNNNNNNNNNNNNNNNNNNNNNNNNNNNNNNNNNNNNNNNNNNNNNNNNNNNNNNNNNNNNNNNNNNNNNNNNNNNNNNNNNNNNNNNNNNNNNNNNNNNNNNNNNNNNNNNNNNNNNNNNNNNNNNNNNNNNNNNNNNNNNNNNNNNNNNNNNNNNNNNNNNNNNNNNNNNNNNNNNNNNNNNNNNNNNNNNNNNNNNNNNNNNNNNNNNNNNNNNNNNNNNNNNNNNNNNNNNNNNNNNNNNNNNNNNNNNNNNNNNNNNNNNNNNNNNNNNNNNNNNNNNNNNNNNNNNNNNNNNNNNNNNNNNNNNNNNNNNNNNNNNNNNNNNNNNNNNNNNNNNNNNNNNNNNNNNNNNNNNNNNNNNNNNNNNNNNNNNNNNNNNNNNNNNNNNNNNNNNNNNNNNNNNNNNNNNNNNNNNNNNNNNNNNNNNNNNNNNNNNNNNNNNNNNNNNNNNNNNNNNNNNNNNNNNNNNNNNNNNNNNNNNNNNNNNNNNNNNNNNNNNNNNNNNNNNNNNNNNNNNNNNNNNNNNNNNNNNNNNNNNNNNNNNNNNNNNNNNNNNNNNNNNNNNNNNNNNNNTTAGTGGGAATTTAATAGattatacaaataataatattttattaatttttctttaaaataatataatatttttttattaatatcaatatcattttaaaaataatatttcatataaattgtaattttaatttattttaattattataaaaataaaaaatatatatctaaaaTTGATCCGATTCGAATTGCTATTAGGTTCATGGAGTTTTGAAGTTGCGTAGAGGAGCTGGCATCATTGTCTGCGGGGAGACCATAGATAAAGAAGAAATGCAAGCAATAGTCaaaaaattatccaaatatattttctaaaaatagatTAGGTAAAGACAAGTAATAACTAATAAGCAAAATATGAATTGAAATTTGGTTTCCCTTGGGTCAATGTCACTGATGCCTTCAgactatatataaaataataatataaaaaataatatttttatatcttatataataaattaaaataaatgataaaaatttaatttattttttatttaaaattttaaaaaattataataataaaatattaataaacaaataataaaaaattgtatttttattaatatttttatattttttaaaataaatacaaaatatattaatttaatatttttaaataaaatatttttatttatattttatctatcaaatataattttatatttctatatttttatttcatatccTAATTCTGTGAACAAATGCAGTCATATGAGACATTTATTGCAAATCTCGTTAATAACTacccttttaatttcttttaataactaccattttcatttattttgaaggaaaaaaaagttgGAAACTCGGATATAGttaatttcacgtgaagttgatatttgagaatcgttagataatttgattgatttaactaaatttttttctaatcacTCTCAATATTAATTTCACATGAAGTCGAATTTACTtgaatttttaccaaaaaagaaaagaaagttggTTTACTGCTCAATTAAGcagaaatatgaattaatttattatgGATGAAATATGTATTAATTATTTGAGAGTTTATATGAAAGGAACAAAAAGGATTGGGGTTCACAGCAGTCGCGTGACATTAGACACTGTTCGTCGTTTAGCATCTGCCTTTTTCTTCAACCAACAAACTCTTTGACTTGCAGAGAGACACGGGAACACACACTggttttggttttaaaatttCATGCTGCTTTCCGCTGTAACAATTCCTACTAACTaagcttttctttaatttaatctAATTCTGCCTTAAAATAATTCGTTTTATATTTGCTTAACAAAGTTGAGAAGTAGTGTATTTACCATTTaagtaaacaaaatattgaagGAAATCTAAAACATTGAATGAATATGTGAAATAGGCTTTTATTGCAAATTGCAATTATTAGTAGCGTATTCAAGTACTGTGCCAGTTAGTTATATTTTTCAAGTTCGCCAAGGGTCCCACTCGTTTGAAAAAACATGTTTAATCAATTTGATGGTTAGTAGCACTCAATTGTGCTATTGTTATTACATGTTTAATGATTCATTAATTATAGAGTATGTACGATAAGTTTTGAAGTTCCACTTCAAGACAATTTAATTTGTCTTCATTCATGATCTAGCCTGGATGTGTagcaactttttttttaagaaaatatattttaataaaaatttaattttgatacatcaaaattaaatttttttatataatcattTAATTAGTTTCATtcgtttaaataaatttttaaaataatgtgtttaaaaatttatttttattagtgtaccaatatatatctaaatatatgtaaaaatattttatatggtcttagcataaaaattaaattcattgcAATAAAACCAAATTACATGCAAAGTTTACTTCAAACTAAGGatgaaaattagataaattaggttttattatttttattatacacCTCTTTTGTATACTTTCttgttaatatataaaaaatattttattttcttttcttcttattaaTTACTTCCaatacaaaaaatgaaaagcatACCAAAAAGAAATTGCATACACACATAGTGCACATAATATTCATTTAAGAACATCGTTTTTAGGGAGTTTATAGTTTGTTTTTAGctattaaaagatataaaaaataatttaaggatATCAAAGATAACATTATTTACAAAAGCtatgaaatattaaaagtttaataatatcaaatatattaaagattattttgttataaatattgattaattattgaaGATTTGAAGACCTACTaaaagattataaaaaaattaaacttaacgTATCTTCTAATTTATTACTTTTGTCAATATCTCAATAGACATTAAGTAAAACCGTTAATGCATTAAAAGATAGGatacatatattttaaaattttgtagtggtgtctatttttttaaatgaatttacAGTATGAAAAGAGATTAATTAGTATGAAAAATTTTAGGAATtagcaattttattaaattttgaccAGCATGtaatcagcaaaaaaaatgagTTATTGAATAAAATTTCATACTATTAAATTATCATTAATGATTATTTGATAATTAGTTGactataaatcacaaaaattactggTCCTAACACTCCTCTTTtcaaataagaacaaaaaaatttctattGTTGATATGCCACGTTTCATAGTGAAATAAAACGATATGCCACTTAAAAAAATggttaaattaaaatatcatgtgtatattaatttagtttttgaaagaataaattattaagAAATACAACAATGACAAATTGATCATTCATTTGATTAAATAtaatatgttataaaaatatttatatcgTGTTATATTATTGAGTAATAGAAAGACTAATCTaacttataatataatttttatggcGTGATTAgccaaatataatataattaattttttatgttataaaatatgttatctaattttcttaatatatttattaagaaaGTCTAATTATTGTTAGAGTATTCAAATTAAacctaatttataaatataagatTATAGAATAAAGGAAGTAAACAAAGTAAAaaatgcagaagagaaattatgATAAATGCATAAATGAATGTCGAAATTTAATAGGATAAAttcaggaaaaagaaaaaaaagaaagaaacagagTGGATTTTAGAAAGAGGCCAGCTCATGAGCTCATGTAACCGTCAACTCGGACCGTGACAAACAACTGCTCACAACAGACAACACAACAAATATatactactactttttttttgttttttcatttcaAACCAACGCAAGAAAATTACCCCTCTcaactaaatatttttataacaatCCCGCTAGAAAAGGATCTAGCTAATAACAAGAATTTTTAAACTGCActtcttattaattaaattttatttttaaaaatacaaaattaataattattaattataattaaaaaaatttaggagaccaataatttttgtattttgtatccAGCacttaatcataaaaaaattaagtaatctTTTATTATTGAATATAATTTTACACCATTAAAAATGCTATTAATGATCAATTaatgattataaaatataaaaattgttgATCCTTAGTACTCTTCTTATTTAAAATTGactgattaaaaattatttattcatattttttctttttataaatacCAGCACCTGGattattatttcaattaattaataaataaatagaagggggaaataagaaaaaaaattgaacaagtCCTTTCTTTTGCTCCTCCTGCTTACTTTCTTTggtttcctctctctctctctctctctttctctctctctgtgACTAGTTTGTTTGTGTGGGTTGGGGAGGGATTTTCTGGGAAAATCGGTGGGTAGAATCTTCTGCGCCGCCAAACACTCCCTTCCCTCCCCCTCAACGCTTCAACTAAACTCAACTCAAATGTCATGGGAAGAACCTCCTCACTCTGCAACCTCTTCTCTTGCTTCGCACCACCCTCCACCAACGACCACCACCAACAACCACCCGAGCTCGCATTCCAAGAAACCGAACCGCTAGACGAAACCCTAGGTCACTCATTCTGCTACGTCAGATCCTCAAATCGCTTCGTCTCTTCTCCCACTCACTCACCCTCTCATTCCGATCGCTTCCTCTCTTCCCCTTCCGCCTCCCTCCGCTTCTCCCCAACCCACACCGAACCCGTTTTCAAGTCCATTTCCGGTGCCTCCGTTAGCGCCAACAGCTCCGCTCCCAAAACCGTTCTCCAATTTGACGCTGATGCCGCAGCTGGTTTCCCTCCCAGGGGCAGTATCGTAAATGGATTCGAAGCCACGTCGTCGTTTAGCGCACTCCCGCTTCAGCCAGCTCCCAGAGGCAATGGTGAGCCTTCTGGAAGGGCTTTCTTCCTCTCCGGTCCAATCGAGAGCGGAGCTATGTCTGGTCCACTTGACGCCGGCGCCGCCGCGGAAGGGGGAGGACCCGCCTCCGGCGCCGGTGTTCCTTTCTCGGCGCCGCTGGGCGGGTTGTACGCCAAGAAGAAGCGGAAGAAGGGGATCCCCGGGCTTAGGAAGGCGTTCCATCGGAGAAGCCTCTCGGAGATGAAGCGGCCTTGGGTGGTGCCCGTGCTGAACTTCGTCGGGAGGAAGGAAGATCCGCCGGAGACTGAAGGAGGGAGCGGGGCTGCAGCGCCGGAGGTGGGGAAGGGCGAGAGCAATGTGCAGTGGGCGCTGGGGAAGGCAGGGGAGGATCGCGTGCACGTGGTGGTGTCGGAGGAGCAGGGTTGGTTGTTCGTGGGGATCTACGACGGCTTCAACGGCCCCGACGCGCCGGAGTTCTTAATGGGTCACCTCTACCGTGCTGTTCACAGTGAGCTTCAGGGGTTGTTTTGGGAagtcgaagaagaagaaaaagcagtggaaacTAACCCCTCGAGTGAACCTGCATCTGCACCTGCAGCTGAATCGTCAATGGCTGCTGAAGAAGATTTCAAGGACGATGGAGGGTCAGCAAAGAGAGTGACATTTCAGGTGGAGGGAACGGAGAGCAGGCGGCGCAGGCTGTGGGAGCTTCTTGCGGAGGATGCTGCTGAAGATGGGCTTGATCTTTCGGGTTCGGACAGGTTTGCATTTTCGGTTGATGATGCACTCAGCGTGAGCAAGGAGGGCTCATCAGGTAGTAGAAGGTGGATGGTGTTGTCAAAATTGAAGCATGGATTGTCAAAGCACAAGGAGGGCCGTGGGGGGAAGTTGTTACCTTGGAACTTGGCTACGGAAGATAAAGAGAAGGTTGAAGTGGAAACCCGGGCAGAAGAGAAATCTCATGGTGGGGATGGCACTGGCAATGGCAATGGTGGTGGTAGAAGACGGAAAGTGGGTCCAGTGGATCATGATCTGGTTTTGAGGGCATTGGCTCGGGCACTTGAGATGACAGAACTTGCATATTTGGATATGACGGATAAAGTTATCGATACAAATCCGGAGCTTGCTCTAATGGGGTCTTGCCTTCTAGTTGCTTTGATGAGGGGCGAGGATGTGTATGTGATGAACGTGGGTGATAGCAGGGCCATTGTTGCTCAGTATGAGCCCATAGAAGTTGGTTGTAGCAAGGAATCCGGAAGTCATGGGGATGTTGGGTCAGGTGCAGAGAGCATTACAGAGGAGTCTTCATTAGGCCAAGGTGAACGTGCCATCAGGTCGGGGAAGGAGGGTCCTGCTCAGGAAATGAGGTTGGTGGCATTGCAATTGTCCACTGACCACAGCACGAGTGTTGAAGAGGCAAGTTGATTATTCAGCTTTTCATCTCCTTTTAGCTAATTGgatcattttcttttcaaatgaTTGAGTTGTGGATGTGGTGG
The Arachis duranensis cultivar V14167 chromosome 5, aradu.V14167.gnm2.J7QH, whole genome shotgun sequence genome window above contains:
- the LOC107487581 gene encoding protein phosphatase 2C 29 translates to MGRTSSLCNLFSCFAPPSTNDHHQQPPELAFQETEPLDETLGHSFCYVRSSNRFVSSPTHSPSHSDRFLSSPSASLRFSPTHTEPVFKSISGASVSANSSAPKTVLQFDADAAAGFPPRGSIVNGFEATSSFSALPLQPAPRGNGEPSGRAFFLSGPIESGAMSGPLDAGAAAEGGGPASGAGVPFSAPLGGLYAKKKRKKGIPGLRKAFHRRSLSEMKRPWVVPVLNFVGRKEDPPETEGGSGAAAPEVGKGESNVQWALGKAGEDRVHVVVSEEQGWLFVGIYDGFNGPDAPEFLMGHLYRAVHSELQGLFWEVEEEEKAVETNPSSEPASAPAAESSMAAEEDFKDDGGSAKRVTFQVEGTESRRRRLWELLAEDAAEDGLDLSGSDRFAFSVDDALSVSKEGSSGSRRWMVLSKLKHGLSKHKEGRGGKLLPWNLATEDKEKVEVETRAEEKSHGGDGTGNGNGGGRRRKVGPVDHDLVLRALARALEMTELAYLDMTDKVIDTNPELALMGSCLLVALMRGEDVYVMNVGDSRAIVAQYEPIEVGCSKESGSHGDVGSGAESITEESSLGQGERAIRSGKEGPAQEMRLVALQLSTDHSTSVEEEIIRIKNEHPDDSHCIVNDRVKGRLKVTRAFGAGFLKQPKFNDAVLEMFRNEYIGTAPYVSCCPSLRHHRLCPRDQFLILSSDGLYQYLSNQEVVSQVESFMEKFPDGDPAQHLIEELLVRAAKKAGMDFHELLDIPQGDRRKYHDDVTVMVISLEGRIWKSSGKYP